Genomic segment of Pseudomonas iranensis:
AATGGCATTGCCAGTGTAATTTCCCGACGTTATCTAACAACCTGACTGAAACTAACATCGGACTAAATGGCCATCATCGCGAATAACCATTGGGATGATTCGATTGCCAGCGCCAAGTGTCGGCGACCATGTCCTGCAAGTTGCGCGTGGCTTTCCAGCCGAGTTCTTTCGCCGCTTTCGAAGCATCGGCAAAACTCTCGGCGATATCACCGGCGCGGCGCGGCATCATCCGGTACGGCACCGGCCGCCCGCAGGCCTGTTCGAAGGCATGCAGCACTTGCAGCACGCTGTAGCCATCGCCGGTGCCGAGGTTCCAGGTGTGAATGCCGGTGCGCTCGCTGATCGACTGCAACGCTTTCAAATGCCCATCCGCCAGATCAACGACATGGATGTAATCGCGCACGCCGGTGCCATCGGCGGTCGGGTAATCGTTACCGAAGATCGACAGCTCGCGCAGGCTGCCGACCGCGACCTGGCTGATATACGGCACCAGATTGTTCGGGATGCCGTTGGGGTCTTCGCCCATGTGCCCGCTGGCGTGGGCACCGATCGGGTTGAAATAGCGCAGCAGCGCGATGCTCCAGCGCGGCTCGGCGAGGCTCAGGTCGCGCAGCACGTTCTCGACGATCAGCTTGGACTGGCCGTAGGGATTGGTCGGATTGCCCGTCGGAAAATCCTCGCGAATCGGCATCTCTTCAGGCTCGCCGTACACCGTCGCCGAGGAACTGAACACCAGCCGGAACACCCCCGCCGCCGCCATCGCCTGACACAGGGTGATGCTGCCGCCGACGTTGGTTTCGTAGTATTCGAGCGGCTTGCGGACACTCTCGCCCACGGCTTTGAGCCCGGCGAAATGCAGCACGGCGTCGATCTGATGCTCGCGGAAAATCCGGTCGAGCAGCGGCCGATCGCAGACATCGCCGCGAATCATCCATGCACTTTTGCCGCAAATGGCTTCAACGGCGTGAAGTGCTGCGTCGCTGCTGTTACAAAGATTATCCAGAACGACAACTTCATAACCTGCCTCAAGCAATGCAAGTGTGGTATGCGAGCCGATATAGCCGGCACCACCCGTTACCAGAATCTTCATAGCGCGGTCCGTCATTGAATAAATACCCGGTAGCGTGTCAAGCCATGCCTGGTGGATATGCGGAGCAATTCACACAAACAGGGCGACAACAACCTCAAACAAATTTAGTTCAACCACTGGCAATAATTATTTTTGCCGGTCAAACTGTTTGACGGATACTTATTAGCACTCCCTGGACACTTATCACTATCGACAGATACCGACTAAAAATAACTAATAACCAAGTAGTCGACATCTCATAACATTAGCACTTTTTAACAGCGCAACTAATTGCCAGCAACAACCTGACTCGGGTATTAAAGTAAGCCTTCAATAATCATTGAAACTTGCCGCCACTTTGTGGTGCGCAACCGTCGCCTGTGTTCCATGACTGTCCAGGATACTTTTATGATTCGTAAATGTTTGTTCCCCGCTGCCGGCTACGGCACGCGTTTCTTGCCGGCGACCAAAGCCATGCCGAAAGAGATGCTGCCGATCGTCAACAAGCCGTTGATCGAATACGCCGTTGAAGAAGCGCGGGACGCCGGCCTGCAACACATGGCCATCGTCACCGGCCGGGGCAAGCGCGCGCTGGAAGACCACTTCGACATCAGCTACGAACTCGAGCACCAGATTCGCGGCACCGAAAAAGAGAAATTCCTCGCCGGCACCCGCGAGCTGATCGACACCTGCACCTTCTCCTACACCCGTCAGGTGGAAATGAAAGGCCTGGGCCACGCCATTCTCAGCGGCCGCCCATTGATCGGCGACGAGCCGTTTGCCGTGGTGCTGGCCGACGACCTGTGCCTGAACCTCGAAGGCGATGGTGTGCTGTCGCAGATGATCCAGCTGTACAGGAAATTCCGCTGCTCGATCGTCGCCATCCAGGAAGTCCCGGCCGACCAGACCCACAAGTACGGCGTGATTGCCGGTGAGCTGATTTCCGAGGGTATCTACCGGGTCAACAACATGGTGGAAAAACCGGCGCCGCAGGACGCGCCGTCGAACCTGGCGATCATCGGGCGCTACATCCTCACCCCGGACATCTTCGACCTGATTGCCGACACCGAACCGGGCAAGGGCGGCGAAATCCAGATCACCGACGCACTGATGAAACAGGCGCAGAACGGCTGCGTGCTGGCCTACAAATTCAAAGGCCTGCGCTTTGATTGCGGCGATGCCGAGGGTTACTTGCAAGCGACCAATTTCTGCTACGACAACGTGTACCTCAAGGGCCGCTGAGACGGCTCCCCACCACCAGAGGCAGGCAACCATGAACATTGCACAACATTCGACAGAGATTGAACGTGAGGTGGGCAACCTCGGGGTGATGAGCTGGTTGTCGCGCCATCAACCGCTGCCCAGCGCCAACGAGACCTGGCTGGGCACGATTCTGCTGGTGGAGCGGATCGGTGTGTTTCCTGCGTCCGGCGATATTCGCCGGCCGCTGCGTGATCCCTATCCGCTACTCGCGCACCTGAAGGCGCTGTATGGCGAACAGGCGCTGGAAATGGATGACCGCGATGGCCTGAAGGTGATCTTCAGCGACTGGCGTTTTCGCGTGCGCATCTGCTGCAACGATCCGGCGATCATCATTAACGTCGAGACCCGCTGTGATGCGCGGTTGATGCCGCGCAAGCTTGACGAACTGTTGGGGCTCATCGACGCCTTCAAGCGCGACGCCTGATCACCCTGGCGTCACGCCAATCCATTGTGGGAGCGAGCCTGCTCGCGAAGGCGGCGGCACAGTCAGCATTGATCGTTCCCACGCTCCGCGTGGGAATGCATCCAGTGACGCTCTGCGTCACGCTGCGGAGGGACGCGGAGCGTCCCGGGCGGCATTCCTTTGCTGCGCGTGGGAACGATCATGGTGGCGAGTCGTCGCAACCGGTACTCGTACCACTTATCCAGCGATAAAAATAATCGGCAATCACCTTCCCGCCTGTTGCCGGCAACGGATGAATCTTGTCCGGGCCGATCATCGCGCTGGCGTAGCGTTTGACGTCGGGGCCAAACGCGCATTGCAGGTTGGCAAAACCGAGCTGCTGTTCACGCGCCCACGGCTCGAGCACCTGCGCATAGGCCGACATCGGATAAGCGCTGGAGCGCGTGGTGTCCTGACGCATGATCAGGTTGATGCTCGCCGCCGGCTGAATCTCGCGCAGCATGCTCACCAGACCCTGAACGTTATGCAGATACTGCGCAGGTTTGACGCCGAAGCCCTGATCGTTGCCGCCGAGCATGATCAGGTAAACGTCGGCCGGGATCTTCGACACCACGGCTTTCCATTGCGTCTGCCACTGTCGATCGGCGTGGTAGAAATCCGCCGATGCCGCGCCGGAGGCCGCCAGTTTCGACACCCGAATGCCCTTCTCATCATTCGTCATCCAAAGGCCGAACAACGTGGGCGCGCCCTTCACCACTTCCAGTCTGAATGACCAGTCTGCGGCTGATGGAACGCCCGCTAGCGCGACTTCCTGAACGCCTGAGCCTGCGAGTTTCAACGGTTGCCAGTCTTGCAGGGGCGACCAGCGATAGCGCAGCTCGTCGGACTCGCCATTGCCCAGATACAACAGTTTCGCCTGAGTGACCGTGGTATCGATGCGCGGCGAAGGGCTGGTATCGACTTGCAACCAGGCGCCCGGCTTGCCGCTGATCGTGCGACTGTCCGGACTGGCCTGGCCCAGCTCGGAAACCTTCCAGCCGCCACCGAAGTATTTGTCGCTGCTGCGGGTGTATTTGAAATGCGTGCCGCCCAGCGCCGCGCCGTGGTTGAAACCGACGTAACCGGGGCCGGCGAAACCCACCTCGGCGGCCACTCGCTGCACCAGTTTGTTCAGGTAGAAATCCTGCCCGGCGGTGTAGCTGTCGCCGATCACCGAAACCGCCAACACCTTGCCCGCCTTGCCCTCGCGCCACTGCGCAAAGCGCTGGCGGGCATCGTCTACCGTGATGGCCGTGGTGGCGACGGGTTGAGGGGCGTCTACTGGCATCATTGAATATTTCCTTTGTCCGGGATGGCCCCTTCGCGAGCAGGCTCGCTCCCACAAAAGACCTTGTGCAATTCACACAACCTCTGTGGGAGCGAGCCTGCTCGCGAAGCTTTCAGCTGTTCTGCGTCTGCACCACCGGAGCGACAATCACCGGTGCTTTTTTCTTCGCCGCGCGCTCGCCAAGGAACAGCACCGAAGTGAAGTTGAAACGACTGAACACCATCGCCAACAGCACCGGCCCGAGCAATCCACAACTCAGACCACCCAGCACCAG
This window contains:
- the galU gene encoding UTP--glucose-1-phosphate uridylyltransferase GalU — encoded protein: MIRKCLFPAAGYGTRFLPATKAMPKEMLPIVNKPLIEYAVEEARDAGLQHMAIVTGRGKRALEDHFDISYELEHQIRGTEKEKFLAGTRELIDTCTFSYTRQVEMKGLGHAILSGRPLIGDEPFAVVLADDLCLNLEGDGVLSQMIQLYRKFRCSIVAIQEVPADQTHKYGVIAGELISEGIYRVNNMVEKPAPQDAPSNLAIIGRYILTPDIFDLIADTEPGKGGEIQITDALMKQAQNGCVLAYKFKGLRFDCGDAEGYLQATNFCYDNVYLKGR
- a CDS encoding mannose-1-phosphate guanylyltransferase; translated protein: MNIAQHSTEIEREVGNLGVMSWLSRHQPLPSANETWLGTILLVERIGVFPASGDIRRPLRDPYPLLAHLKALYGEQALEMDDRDGLKVIFSDWRFRVRICCNDPAIIINVETRCDARLMPRKLDELLGLIDAFKRDA
- the galE gene encoding UDP-glucose 4-epimerase GalE, which produces MKILVTGGAGYIGSHTTLALLEAGYEVVVLDNLCNSSDAALHAVEAICGKSAWMIRGDVCDRPLLDRIFREHQIDAVLHFAGLKAVGESVRKPLEYYETNVGGSITLCQAMAAAGVFRLVFSSSATVYGEPEEMPIREDFPTGNPTNPYGQSKLIVENVLRDLSLAEPRWSIALLRYFNPIGAHASGHMGEDPNGIPNNLVPYISQVAVGSLRELSIFGNDYPTADGTGVRDYIHVVDLADGHLKALQSISERTGIHTWNLGTGDGYSVLQVLHAFEQACGRPVPYRMMPRRAGDIAESFADASKAAKELGWKATRNLQDMVADTWRWQSNHPNGYSR
- a CDS encoding SGNH/GDSL hydrolase family protein gives rise to the protein MMPVDAPQPVATTAITVDDARQRFAQWREGKAGKVLAVSVIGDSYTAGQDFYLNKLVQRVAAEVGFAGPGYVGFNHGAALGGTHFKYTRSSDKYFGGGWKVSELGQASPDSRTISGKPGAWLQVDTSPSPRIDTTVTQAKLLYLGNGESDELRYRWSPLQDWQPLKLAGSGVQEVALAGVPSAADWSFRLEVVKGAPTLFGLWMTNDEKGIRVSKLAASGAASADFYHADRQWQTQWKAVVSKIPADVYLIMLGGNDQGFGVKPAQYLHNVQGLVSMLREIQPAASINLIMRQDTTRSSAYPMSAYAQVLEPWAREQQLGFANLQCAFGPDVKRYASAMIGPDKIHPLPATGGKVIADYFYRWISGTSTGCDDSPP